gACTGAAAATGTTTACGCTGGCACAGAAATAACGTCCTTTCATAACAGTCAAGATCAATTAATGATAGAATTTTTTCTCTTGACAacatttgtaacatgataatttttCAATGATTACCTTTGTCAATTGTACAAGGCCAATTCACAATTTTGACCCCCACCCTCCGGCCCCTGTATATAGTTAAAGTGATACGGTAGCTTTAAGAACATGTAAGTCCTAAACGTGCTTTTTAGATATTGTCAGTTCTAATCGTGCTTTTAAGAATATGACAGTGCTACATATATctatgtatatattcattttaaaaagtaaaaatattctgATTTTCATACATAATGGTTTTTTTTTCCGTAATATTGCCAGAGTACAtgaagttatttccctttaatataTAACATAGAAGTCTAAACACAGGCCAAATAACATCTCAGCCCCTGTTACGCAATATTCCTTCAACTTTTGgaagtttagaaataaaatcatttagcCTGTTCAGTTCATCAGATGTGACGGGTAAGGAAAGCCAAATATATAATAGTCTTTGTAATATTTCTCCCACAGGTTATGTATCAGGTCATTTGGAACTTTACTAAAATACAGTTTCAACAGCTTATCACTCGATTCAGAAGTGTAACCCGTTTCATTTCGTTTTGGTATATCAGCTTTTCCACTGGCACCAATAAgctgcaacaatgttttaatatcatcgTGAAAATGGCTGTGGAGAACTATAAAGTCGTACTGCATTTCACACGGCCGACACCTTTCAAAATACGGATATAAATGTCTGTTAatggttttagttttttcatgtaaaataagtTGCAGATATTCTTTAAATGAAACCGAAGGGTCTTTGATAATGTGCTTCGCATAAGCACGTCTATCTCTATATGCAGATAGTAACCTTTCTAGTGGTTCTCTTACCATCATTACTCTCATACGATGTTTCTCAGCCAATATGTTTTGGAAATTATCCATGCATTTTTTTTCGTATTCACGCACTGTAGGCAATGTAAGGTTGTTGATATCACCAGTAAAGTTGTTGTCAAGAACGTAAATCACGCGTCTAGTGTTCGTCGAAGCCACTTTACAGTTTAAACAAATTGTTAAGTCATAACTGCGACTTCTCCAAAACTCTCCATTGAATCTATATTCTACACTGGGATAAAGTCGTAAATTGTTTTCCTTCAGAAATGTTTGACATCTTTCTTTGACAAGGTCTGCGCGTTGTTTAATTGAAAGTCTTTGTCCATTTTCATTACACAACTTGTGCATTATCTGAAAAAGagacaaaatgttaaaacaaatgtGATACCACTTTTAACTTTTAAGTTAGGAACTCTTTGAATACTTTCTATAAGGATTT
This is a stretch of genomic DNA from Mercenaria mercenaria strain notata chromosome 4, MADL_Memer_1, whole genome shotgun sequence. It encodes these proteins:
- the LOC123551983 gene encoding carbohydrate sulfotransferase 10-like produces the protein MEMYEQHVNYKTKFLSRSFFKKLMLVGLLLFVCVFSFFFFANLLAKRIEIPKAMKETRTGQPKISNATSNVQSQRKKNSKSKYNGARYKTEGMSMKHLETKYINKSNNRCNSDRSQKETKYYGKDYGSDYIKTKYIMHKLCNENGQRLSIKQRADLVKERCQTFLKENNLRLYPSVEYRFNGEFWRSRSYDLTICLNCKVASTNTRRVIYVLDNNFTGDINNLTLPTVREYEKKCMDNFQNILAEKHRMRVMMVREPLERLLSAYRDRRAYAKHIIKDPSVSFKEYLQLILHEKTKTINRHLYPYFERCRPCEMQYDFIVLHSHFHDDIKTLLQLIGASGKADIPKRNETGYTSESSDKLLKLYFSKVPNDLIHNLWEKYYKDYYIFGFPYPSHLMN